Proteins encoded within one genomic window of Corynebacterium aurimucosum:
- a CDS encoding YbhB/YbcL family Raf kinase inhibitor-like protein has product MTKNTSDSVESYATDSRFPGPDPYAPLGDVPAFTVTSADIEEGAEIAERFRAPENISPQLSWSDVPEGTKSFAVSCFDPDAPTGSGFWHWAAFNIPADVRELPTGAGSAEDLGHEGVISLRGDSGQRVYYGPQPPAGHAPHRYLFAVHAVDVERLDIDPEATPTVLGFNLFFHTLGRAITWGWYEAH; this is encoded by the coding sequence ATGACTAAGAACACTTCAGATTCCGTTGAGAGCTACGCCACCGATTCCCGCTTTCCCGGCCCGGACCCTTATGCACCACTGGGGGATGTCCCCGCATTCACCGTAACGTCCGCTGATATTGAAGAGGGGGCGGAAATCGCAGAGCGCTTCCGCGCTCCTGAGAACATCTCACCGCAACTCTCGTGGTCGGACGTGCCCGAGGGAACCAAGTCCTTCGCTGTCTCCTGCTTTGACCCGGACGCTCCGACGGGTTCCGGTTTCTGGCACTGGGCTGCGTTCAATATTCCGGCTGACGTACGTGAGCTTCCTACGGGAGCAGGCTCCGCGGAAGACCTTGGACATGAAGGTGTCATCAGCTTGCGCGGAGACTCCGGCCAGCGCGTTTATTACGGGCCCCAGCCGCCAGCTGGTCATGCCCCGCACCGCTACCTCTTTGCGGTCCACGCCGTCGACGTTGAGCGCCTCGACATCGACCCGGAGGCAACGCCGACGGTCCTTGGGTTTAACCTTTTCTTCCACACCCTCGGCCGTGCGATTACGTGGGGCTGGTACGAGGCCCACTAA
- a CDS encoding undecaprenyl-diphosphate phosphatase: MTTTATTDAMTWVQVIVLSLVQGLTEFLPVSSSGHLRIVSTLFWGQDAGASFTAVIQLGTELAVIVYFAGMIWQILKGWFIGLVHKEQRGQDYRMGWMVIVGSIPIGILGVLGKDLIRDNLRNLWITASMLVLFSVVFIIAERVGKKERSFEDLTMRDAIVMGLCQCLALIPGVSRSGGTISGGLFLGLDREVATRFSFLLAIPAVMASGLFSLGDAFGPTVGQSATGAQLLVGTLIAFVVGYASIAWLLKFVGNHSFEWFAAYRIPVGLLVMLLLGLGVLAP, translated from the coding sequence GTGACTACAACAGCTACAACTGACGCCATGACATGGGTACAGGTCATCGTCTTGTCTCTTGTCCAAGGCCTCACCGAATTCCTGCCCGTGAGCTCTTCGGGGCACCTACGCATCGTCTCCACGCTCTTTTGGGGGCAGGACGCCGGCGCCTCCTTTACTGCCGTTATCCAGCTCGGCACTGAGTTAGCAGTGATTGTGTACTTCGCGGGAATGATCTGGCAGATCCTCAAAGGGTGGTTCATAGGTCTCGTGCACAAGGAGCAGCGTGGCCAGGACTACCGCATGGGGTGGATGGTCATCGTCGGCTCAATCCCGATTGGCATCCTAGGCGTCCTGGGCAAGGACCTGATCAGGGATAACTTGCGCAACCTGTGGATTACAGCGTCCATGCTCGTGCTTTTCTCCGTTGTCTTCATCATCGCTGAGAGGGTGGGCAAAAAGGAGCGCAGCTTCGAGGACTTGACGATGCGCGATGCCATCGTCATGGGCCTATGCCAGTGCTTAGCTCTCATCCCAGGTGTCTCGCGCTCGGGAGGCACGATTTCGGGCGGCCTCTTTTTGGGCTTGGATCGCGAGGTGGCGACGCGCTTTAGCTTCCTCCTCGCCATTCCTGCGGTTATGGCTTCGGGCCTGTTTTCGCTTGGCGACGCCTTCGGCCCCACCGTGGGGCAATCTGCCACCGGCGCCCAACTGCTCGTCGGCACGCTCATCGCGTTCGTCGTCGGTTATGCGTCTATTGCGTGGCTGCTGAAGTTCGTGGGTAACCACTCCTTCGAGTGGTTTGCGGCCTACCGCATCCCTGTCGGGCTCCTCGTCATGCTCTTGCTGGGCCTCGGAGTGCTCGCCCCTTAA
- a CDS encoding quinone-dependent dihydroorotate dehydrogenase gives MQYSALDRARHAAYQAALKGMFKLDPERIHGIINGGLAIFQAGGPLNRALGKVVPVNDPVLEQEVFGVRFPRPLGLAAGFDKNAAAADVWTPVGFGYAELGTITPKAQPGNPAPRLFRLKADKAILNRMGFNNEGALAAARNLRKRRYNDVVGINIGKNKVTDAEHAVDDYRQCATVLGDLADYVVVNVSSPNTPGLRDLQAVESLRPIMEAVVESTSSPVLVKIAPDLSDEDIDAVADMAVEVGLAGIVATNTTISREGLNTPADEVAAMGAGGVSGPPVAERSMEVLKRLHARVGDELVLVSAGGISTPEQAWERITAGASLLQGYTGLIYGGPDWIRDIHRGIAQQIRAHGLSNISEAVGSGLGWID, from the coding sequence ATGCAGTACTCCGCTCTTGACCGCGCCCGCCATGCTGCCTACCAGGCAGCATTGAAGGGAATGTTTAAACTCGACCCAGAGCGAATCCACGGAATCATCAACGGCGGGCTCGCTATCTTCCAAGCCGGTGGCCCGCTCAATCGCGCGCTGGGAAAGGTAGTACCGGTTAATGATCCGGTATTGGAACAGGAAGTCTTTGGGGTGCGCTTCCCACGTCCGCTAGGGTTGGCGGCCGGCTTCGACAAGAACGCGGCGGCTGCTGATGTCTGGACCCCCGTTGGCTTCGGCTATGCCGAGCTGGGCACCATCACCCCGAAGGCGCAGCCCGGAAACCCTGCTCCCCGCCTGTTCCGACTCAAAGCGGACAAGGCAATCCTAAACCGCATGGGCTTTAACAATGAGGGTGCTCTGGCCGCCGCGCGCAATCTACGCAAGCGCCGCTACAACGATGTCGTGGGCATCAACATTGGCAAGAACAAGGTCACCGACGCCGAGCATGCTGTGGATGACTACCGTCAGTGCGCAACTGTGCTGGGGGATCTGGCCGATTATGTCGTGGTTAATGTGTCCTCCCCTAATACCCCAGGATTGCGTGACCTGCAGGCAGTGGAGTCCCTCCGCCCCATCATGGAAGCCGTGGTGGAATCAACATCCTCGCCGGTCTTGGTCAAGATTGCTCCCGATCTCAGCGATGAAGATATTGATGCCGTGGCGGATATGGCCGTGGAAGTTGGCTTGGCTGGGATCGTGGCTACCAACACCACTATTTCCCGTGAGGGATTGAACACCCCGGCCGACGAGGTTGCTGCCATGGGCGCGGGTGGCGTGTCGGGTCCCCCGGTGGCTGAGCGTTCGATGGAAGTGCTCAAGCGACTTCACGCCCGCGTAGGCGATGAACTGGTGCTGGTTTCGGCGGGCGGAATTTCCACGCCGGAGCAGGCATGGGAACGTATTACTGCCGGTGCCTCGCTGCTGCAGGGCTACACCGGACTGATTTATGGTGGACCGGATTGGATTCGCGACATTCACCGCGGCATTGCCCAGCAGATTCGCGCGCACGGCCTCAGTAACATCTCGGAGGCAGTTGGCTCCGGTCTGGGATGGATCGACTAA
- the mshC gene encoding cysteine--1-D-myo-inosityl 2-amino-2-deoxy-alpha-D-glucopyranoside ligase, whose protein sequence is MHSWPVPHIDSVPGAPSPLHLYDSADEEVKKLSIKGETATMYVCGITPYDSTHLGHAATYLTFDLIYRQLLDNGYKVNYAQNITDVDDPLFERAERDGVDWRELGTSQINLFRSDMELLSVFPPQHFVGAMEAIDEITEMVQALLDAGAAYVVDDPDYPDVYASIEATKNFGYESNYSREQMETFFAERGGDPDRPGKRDPLDALIWRAHREGEPAWESPFGPGRPGWHIECSAIATNRLGSSFDIQGGGSDLKFPHHEFSAAHAEAARGVERMAQSYVHTGMIGLEGTKMSKSLGNLVFVHKLVEAGVDPSAIRLGVFSGHYREDRDWSDEVLRTAQERLERWRAASRTPGTVEEIKNVVHNVRLALADDLATPRAIAVLDQWAEKATGAVEASEEASNVLRTAVNSLLGVRL, encoded by the coding sequence ATGCACTCTTGGCCTGTCCCGCACATCGATTCCGTACCTGGCGCCCCGTCGCCGCTTCACCTCTATGATTCCGCTGATGAAGAGGTAAAAAAGCTCAGCATCAAGGGGGAGACCGCCACCATGTATGTCTGTGGCATTACCCCGTATGATTCCACCCACCTGGGCCATGCGGCGACCTATCTCACCTTTGATCTGATCTACCGCCAGCTGCTGGATAACGGCTACAAGGTGAATTACGCCCAGAACATCACCGACGTGGATGATCCGCTCTTCGAACGCGCCGAGCGCGATGGCGTGGATTGGCGCGAGTTGGGTACCTCGCAGATCAATCTTTTCCGCTCCGACATGGAACTGCTCTCTGTGTTTCCTCCGCAGCACTTCGTTGGGGCGATGGAAGCCATCGATGAGATCACGGAGATGGTGCAGGCGCTTCTCGACGCAGGTGCGGCCTACGTCGTCGATGACCCCGACTATCCGGACGTCTACGCATCAATCGAGGCCACGAAGAACTTCGGCTACGAATCGAATTATTCCCGCGAGCAGATGGAGACCTTCTTTGCCGAGCGCGGCGGTGACCCGGACCGCCCCGGTAAGCGTGATCCGCTAGATGCCTTGATTTGGCGTGCCCACCGCGAGGGCGAACCTGCCTGGGAATCTCCTTTTGGCCCGGGGCGTCCGGGCTGGCACATTGAGTGTTCTGCCATCGCGACCAACCGGCTCGGCTCCAGCTTCGATATTCAGGGTGGGGGTTCGGATCTCAAGTTTCCGCACCACGAGTTTTCTGCGGCGCATGCTGAGGCCGCTCGTGGGGTCGAACGCATGGCCCAGTCCTATGTGCACACCGGCATGATTGGCTTGGAGGGCACCAAGATGTCCAAGTCTTTGGGTAACCTGGTCTTCGTCCACAAGCTTGTGGAGGCAGGCGTTGATCCCTCTGCGATTCGCCTTGGCGTATTCTCCGGCCACTACCGTGAGGACCGGGACTGGTCCGACGAGGTCCTGCGCACCGCGCAGGAGCGTTTGGAGCGCTGGCGTGCGGCCTCCCGAACCCCAGGCACCGTGGAAGAGATCAAGAACGTTGTCCACAACGTGCGGCTAGCGTTGGCGGATGATTTGGCTACCCCGCGCGCTATTGCGGTTCTGGATCAGTGGGCTGAGAAGGCCACAGGGGCAGTGGAAGCGTCCGAAGAAGCATCTAACGTTCTGCGCACTGCAGTTAATTCCTTGCTGGGCGTGCGCCTCTAG